The DNA sequence AGTTCGCGCTGAACGGCCGAACCCGGCTCCAGCTCGACGATCTTCAGCACGTTGACGAGCTTGTTGAGCTGCTTCGTCACCTGCTCCAGCGGCAGGTCGGCGACGCTCACCACGATGGTGATGCGGGAGATGTCGGGGTGTTCGGTGACGCCGACCGCGAGCGAGTCGATGTTGAAGCCGCGGCGGGAGAACAGTGCGGCGATCCGGGCCAGGATGCCGGGCGTGTTCTCCACCAGGACGGAGAGCGTGTGCTTGGACATGATCTTTTACGTCTCTCTCGCTCAGTCGTCTTCGTTGTCGCCGAAGTCGGGGCGGACGTCCCGGGCGGCCATGATCTCGTCGTTGGAGGTGCCGGCGGCGACCATCGGCCAGACCATCGCGTCCTCGTGGACGATGAAGTCGACGACGACGGGGCGGTCGTTGATGGAGTTCGCCTCCTCGATGACCTTGTCGAGGTCCTCCGGCGACTCGCAGCGGATCGCGTAGCAGCCCATGGCCTCCGACAGCTTCACGAAGTCGGGGACCCGGGTGCCGGCGCTCGGCTGCTTGCCGTCGGCCTCGGGGCCGGAGTGCAGCACGGTGTTGGAGTAGCGCTGGTTGTAGAAGAGGGTCTGCCACTGGCGGACCATCCCGAGGGCGCCGTTGTTGATGATGGCGACCTTGATCGGGATGTTGTTCAGGGCGCAGGTGGTGAGTTCCTGGTTGGTCATCTGGAAGCAGCCGTCACCGTCGATCGCCCAGACCGCCTTCTCCGGCGCGCCGGCCTTGGCGCCCATCGCGGCCGGAACGGCGTAGCCCATCGTCCCCGCGCCGCCGGAGTTGAGCCAGGTGGCCGGCTTCTCGTACTGGATGAAGTGCGCGGCCCACATCTGGTGCTGGCCGACGCCCGCCGCGAAGACCGTGCCCTCCGGCGCGAGTTGGCCGATCCGCTCGATGACCTGCTGCGGGGACAGCGAGCCGTCGTCGGGCTGGTCGTAGCCCAGCGGGTAGGTGTCGCGCCAGCGGCTGAGGTCCTTCCACCAGGCGCTGTAGTCGCCCTGGTGGCCCTCGGCGTGCTCCTTCTGCACGGCCTGGACGAGGTCGGCGATGACCTCGCGGGCGTCACCGACGATCGGCACGTCGGCGTCGCGGTTCTTGCCGATCTCGGCCGGGTCGATGTCGGCGTGGACGATCTTGGCGAACGGGGCGAAGCTGTCCAGCTTGCCGGTGACGCGGTCGTCGAAGCGGGCTCCGAGGGCGACGATCAGGTCGGCCTTCTGCAGCGCGGTGACGGCGGTGACCGCACCGTGCATGCCCGGCATTCCCACGTGCAGCGGGTGGCTGTCGGGGAATGCGCCGAGCGCCATCAGGGTGGTGGTGACGGGCGCTCCGGTGAGTTCGGCGAGGACCTTCAGCTCGGCGGTGGCGCCGGCCTTGAGGACGCCGCCGCCGACGTAGAGGACGGGCCGCCTGGCCGCGGTGATCAGCTTGGCGGCCTCGCGGATCTGCTTGGCGTGCGGCTTGGTGACGGGCCGGTAGCCGGGCAGGTCCATGGTCGGCGGCCAGGAGAAGGTCGTCTTCGCCTGGAGGGCGTCCTTGGCGATGTCGACCAGGACCGGGCCGGGGCGGCCGGTGGAGGCGATGTGGAACGCCTGCGCGATCACCCGCGGGATGTCCTCGGCCTTGGTGACCAGGAAGTTGTGCTTGGTGATCGGCATGGTGATGCCGACGATGTCCGCCTCCTGGAAGGCGTCCGTACCGATCGCCTTGGAGGCCACCTGCCCGGTGATCGCCACGAGCGGCACCGAGTCCATGTGGGCGTCGGCGATCGGCGTGACCAGGTTGGTGGCGCCCGGTCCCGAGGTGGCCATGCAGACGCCGACCCTGCCGGTGGCCTGCGCGTAGCCGGTGGCGGCGTGACCTGCGCCCTGCTCATGGCGGACCAGGACGTGGCGCACCCTGGTGGAGTCCATCAGCGGGTCGTACGCCGGAAGGATCGCACCACCCGGAATGCCGAATACCGTGTCGGCGCCGACCTCCTCGAGCGAACGGATGAGGGACTGCGCACCCGTGACGTGCTCGGGGGCGGACTGGTGTCCTCCGGATCGGGGCCGGGGCTGCGGGTGATGGGCCCCGGTGGCCTGCTCGGTCATCGGCATTCTCTTCTCGATGCTGAGGGTTTTTGCGAAGTTTGAGCGGAGTTTCGGTGCTGCACGACAGGTGCCTGTGCAACAAAAAACCCCTCGTGCCATAAGGCAAGCGAGGGGAGCGCGCCGGGTGTGGTCGCTGGGAGTTCCGGGTCTGTCCGGACGTCACCAGCTTCAGCCGACGCGCTTTCCAAGTACGAGAATTCGGGTGCGCATGGCACAGACCCTCCCCCCGGCACGCACCCACTGTCAAGTGGGTGGGACGGGAGTCTCATTATGTGAGCGCAGGCCACTTCCGCCTCCGAGAACAGCGGGCACACCACCGGTGTACACCCCCGAGCCCCTCTCCACGGCTCGTTCACCTCTCACGCCGCCCGCGAAGGCGGGCTCGGCCGGTCCGTGCGGCACCGGATACTGGCCGGAACTGAGCGCCCGACGCAGCCGGTACTCGTCCAGCGGCCCGGAGAACGCCATGCCCTGCCCGTGCGTGCATCCCATCGCGCGCAGGGCGACGACCTGTTCCGGCAGGTCCACGCCGTCGGCCACGGACTGCAGCCCCAGGTCCCCGGCGATCCGCAGCAGCCCACTGGTGATCTTGTGCAGCCGCGCGGACTCGACGACACCCTCGACCAGACCGCGGTCGAGTTTGAGTACGTCGACGGGGAGCCGGCGCAGGGCCGTGATCGCCGCGTATCCGCTGCCGAAGCCGTCCAGGGCGACCCGGACGCCGAGTCGGTGCAGACCGCTCAGGCGGCGCTCCAGTTCGTCCAGTGAGACACGGTGGTCCAGATCCGACAGCTCGATGATCAGCGACCCGGACGGCAGCCCGTGCCGGGTCAGCAGCGCCTCGATCGAGCCGAGCGGCATCGACCGGTCCAGCAGCCGGCGCGCGCCCACCCGCACAGCGACGGGTACGGCGAGCCCGGTCGCGGTGCGCTCGGCGGCCTGCTCCACGGCCTCCTCCAGCATCCAGCGGCCCAGCTCGGCGGTCTTGTCGCTGTCCTCGGACACCCGCAGGAACTCGGCGGGCGTGAACAGCACCCCTTGCGAGGACCGCCAGCGCGCCTGGGTGACGACCGATGCGATCCGGCCGCTGTCCAGACACACCACCGGCTGGTGCAGCAGCGCGAACTCGCCGTCGTGCAGCGCGGCCCGCAGACGCGTGGCCAGCTCCGCCTTCCGTACGACGTCCTGCTGCATCTGCGGCTTGTAGAGCTCGACCCGGCCCTTGCCGCCGGCCTTCGCGCGGTACATCGCCAGGTCGGCGTTGCGCAGCAGCTCGCCCGCGCCGAGGCCGGGCTCGGCGAAGGCGACGCCGATGGAGGCGTTGACACGGACATCGTTGCCGTCGATGAGGTACGGCTGCGACAGCGTCAGCCTGAGGCGGTCGGCGAGCTCCAGGATGTGCCGTTCGCGGGCGGTGCGGTCGCGGGTGTTGTCCCCGGCGATCAGGGCCGCGAACTCGTCGCCGCCCAGCCGGGATGCCGTGTCCCCGCCCCGGACGGCGTCCTGGAGTCTGCGGGCGGCCTGGACGAGCAGGTCGTCCCCGGCCTGGTGGCCGATGGTGTCGTTGACGCCCTTGAAGCCGTCGAGGTCGATGAAGAGGACGGCGGTGTTGCGCAGGGCGATGCCACGGTCGGAGGCGCGGCGGCCGGACAGGGCCTGCTGGACCCGCCTGGTGAACAGCGCCCGGTTGGGCAGGTCGGTGAGCGGGTCGTGCTCGGCGTTGTGCTGGAGCTGCGCCTGCAGGCGCACTCTTTCGGTCACGTCCCGGCTGTTGAAGATGAGGCCACCGTGGTGGCGGTTGACGGTTGACTCGACGTTGAGCCAGCCGTCGTCTCCGGACCGGAAGCGGCACTCGATGCGCGTAGTGGGTTCCTCAAGTGGGCTGGCGGCGAGGAAGCGGCGCACCTCGTGCACCACGCAGCCCAGGTCCTCCGGGTGGATGAGATTGGCCAGTTCCGTGCCCACCAGCTCCTCCGCGGAGCAGCCGTAGACCCCGGCGGCGGCCGGGGAGACGTACCGGAGGATGCCGTTGGGTGCGGCGATCATGATGACGTCGCTGGAGCCCTGCACCAGGGAGCGGAAGTGGTTCTCCTTCTGCGCCAGTTCCTGGGTGAGGGTGATGTTGTCGAGCAGCATGATGCCCTGGCGCATCACGAGGGCGAGCACGACGGTGCCGCCGGTGATGAGCACGACTCGGTCGACGCTGCGGCCGTTGAGGACGTTGTACAGGATCCCCAGCGTGCAGACGGCGGCCGCGAGGTACGGCGTGAGGGCGGCGAGGGAGCCGGCGATCGGCCGGGTGACCGGGTACCGGCTGTGATCGCCTCCCGGCGCGGGCGTGTGGTGGTGGCTTCCACCGCGCTGTCCGGGCACGTGCTCGTGCACCACGCGCGTGTGCCCCGTGCCTTCCTGCCGCTCACCGTCTCCGTGCCGGGGCGCGGCCCACGGGGCGTACGCCAGCAGCAGTGAGCCGGCGAACCAGCCCGCGTCGAGCAGTTGGCCGGAGCGGTAGCTGTTGTGCATCAGCGGCGAGGTGAACAGGGCGTCGCACATCACGGTCAGGGCGAGCGCGCCGATCGCGGTGTTGACCGCGGTGCGGTTCGCCGACGAGCGGCGGAAGTGCAGCGCGAGCACCATGCTGACCAGGGCGATGTCGAGCAGCGGGTAGGCGAGCGAGAGCGCGGTGTGCGCCACGCTGGCCCCGCCGTTCGAGTCGATCTTGGCCGCCTGGGCGAGGGCGAGGCTCCATGCCAGCGTCAGCAGCGAGCCGCCGATCAGCCAGGCGTCCAACGCCAGGCAGACCCAGCCGGCCTTCGTCACCGGGCGCTTGGCCAGCACCAGGAGTCCCACGATGGCGGGCGGCGCGAAGCACAGGAAGAACCCGTCGGCGTACGAGGGGCTGGGCACGGGGCGCTGCAGGACGACCTCGTACCATCCCCAGACCAGGTTGCCGAGGGCGGCCATCGCCGAGGAGAGGGCGAACAGCAGCCAGGCGGGCCGAAAGCGGATACGGCGGCTACGGGCGTAGCGGAAGCAGGACACGGCGGCGGCGCCCGCCGCCGCGGCCAGCCCGAAGTCGCCCATGATCAGCGCAAGTTGCTCCGAGCCCCAGCCGAGTGCGGAACCGATGGCGTATCCCGCGCACACCAGGGCCAGAACGAGCTGCGGAACCAGCCCCGAGCCGCCGCCGAGGAACGACGGACCGGGCAGCAGCGCCGCCGACGAGGGCTGAGCCCGCAGCCCCGCGTCCAACGTCGTCGTGGAGGGCGGTGGCGAGCTCACCGGGCCCTCCAGGTCCGCGCCGCTCGCGGGTCCCGAGGGTCCCGGTGCGCTGGGTGCGCATGCCGCCTGCGGCTGCTGTGCCCGCGGTGGTCGTGGCTGTGACGACAGCCGTGAGTGCCGTGATGGCCGCGTCTGCGCGCGGCCGTTCGCCAGGGTCGCCGCCGACGGCCCCGCCGCGTCGGATTGCTCGTCCATAGGCCGTGCATCGCCCGTCGCCCCCCTCACAAATCTGAAATGTCCATCCCCGGCGCCGAAAGGTGCACGGCGCAGCCCCTGTCGGGACGATACACCAGTCTCGTCACTCAGGGACATAGCACCTCTACGCTCCGTGACGACCAGCGCATATGCGAGTACGGACCGCTTCCGGAAGGTTGCGGACGGTACTCGAAGCGGGTTTCGGAGTTGTTGCGCGCAGCGCCCACGGCGCCCGCGGGAAGCTCAGCCCGCGAGCGTCACGCGCCCGCCGCGCCCGTCGTAAGGATCACGTTGCGAAGGGGCTCACGGTTCACGTAACGAGTCAACTGGTCCACCAGCAACCGCTTGGCGCGCGGCAGGAACGCCGACGTCGGTCCGCCCACGTGCGGGCTGATCAGCACGCCCGGCGCACGCCACAGGGGGTGCTCCCGGGGCAGCGGCTCGGGGTCGGTGACGTCCAGGGCCGCGGTGATGCGCCCGGTCTCCAGCTCCGTCAGCAGCGCCTTCGTGTCCACGACGCCGCCACGCGCGACGTTGACCAACAGCGCGCCGTCCTTCATGCGGGCGAGGAAGTCGGCGTCGACCAGGTGCCGGGTGGCTGCTGTGAGGGGCGTGGAGAGGATGACGACGTCCGCTTCCGGAAGCACGGCGGACAGTTCGGTGAGCGGAAGCACGGGTCCGCGCGCCGTGGTGCGCTCAGAGCGCGCGACGCGCGCCACCCGCGCGAGTTCAAAGGGTGCGAGCCGGTCCTCGATGGCGGCGCCGATCGAGCCGTATCCCACGATGAGGACGTTCTTGTCCGCCAGCGCGGGCCGGAATCCGCTCAGCCACTCCCCTCTGTCCTGGGCCCGCACGAAGTCGGGGACGCCGCGCAGCGAGGCGAGGATCAGTGTGAGCGTGAGCTCGGCGGTGCTCGCCTCGTGCACCCCGCGCGCGTTGCACAGCCGCACGCCCGGATGCAGGTGCTTCAGGCCTGACTCCACGTGATCGATACCGGCGGAAAGCGTCTGCACGACGTCCACGGAGGTCATTTCCGGCAGGGGACGCTGACCGATTCCCGGCGGCTTCATGTAGGGGACGACGTAGAAGGCGCACTCGGCCGGGTCGGCGGGGAAAGTCTCCTCGCCGTTCCAGAAGCGGTAGTGCGGGCCCTCCGGGAGGCCCTCGATCTCTTCCGGTGGGATGGGGAGCCACACGTCAGCAGTCATGCCCTGGAGGCTATGTCAGGCGAACAGGAGTGCAGAGGTTAGGTTGGGGTGCCGAAAGAGGGAGGGTTACGGCCAGGTGGAGCGCAGGACGATCGGCGCGGCGGCGCTCGCGGTGGGAGCCGTCGGACTCGGGTGCATGCCGATGAGCTGGGCCTACAGCACGTCGCGGCAGCGGGGCGAGGAGTCGCTCAGGGCGGTGCACCGGGCTCTCGATCTGGGCTCGACCCTGCTGGACACGGCCGATATGTACGGCCCGTTCACCAACGAGCTGCTGTTGGGGCGGGTGTTGAAGGAGCGCCGCCAGGACGCGTTCGTGTCGACCAAGGTCGGCCTGCTCGTGGGCGAACAGCACATCGTGGCCAACGGCCGTCCCGGCTATGTGAAGCGCGCCTGCGACGCTTCTCTGCGCCGCCTGCAGACAGACGTCATCGACCTCTACCAACTGCATCGCGCCGACCCCGAAATACCGGTCGAGGAGACCTGGGGCGCGATGGCGGAACTCGTTCAAGCCGGAAAGGTACGGGCGTTGGGCCTGTGCGCGGTGGGCGCGCGCGGTGGGCGCCGCTCGGGAACCCGTCTGCACGACGCGACGATCCGCCAGTTGCAGCGGGTACAGCAGGTCTTTCCGGTGAGCGCCGTACAGGCGGAGCTGTCGGTGTGGTCGCCGGAGGCCCTGGAGACGCTGCTGCCGTGGTGCGAGGCCCGCGGCATCGGCTTCCTGGCCGCGATGCCACTGGGCAACGGCTTCCTGACCGGCAGGCTGACCCCCGGCGAGGGCTTCGAACCGGACGACGTCCGCGCCCGCCACCCGCGCTTCACCGCGGAGATGATGGCGGCCAACCAGCCCATAATCGCCGGCCTGCGCCGCATCGCGTCCCGCCACGGGGAGGGCGTCATGCCGGCGCAGGTGGCACTGGCGTGGGTACTGGCCCAGGGGCGGCACGTGGTCACGGTGCCGGGCGCGAAGCAGGAGCGCTGGGTGAGCGAGAACGCGGCGGCCGGCGAGTTGCGGCTGACGGAGACGGACCTGGCGGAGGTGGCGGAGTTGCC is a window from the Streptomyces sp. NBC_00299 genome containing:
- a CDS encoding acetolactate synthase large subunit is translated as MPMTEQATGAHHPQPRPRSGGHQSAPEHVTGAQSLIRSLEEVGADTVFGIPGGAILPAYDPLMDSTRVRHVLVRHEQGAGHAATGYAQATGRVGVCMATSGPGATNLVTPIADAHMDSVPLVAITGQVASKAIGTDAFQEADIVGITMPITKHNFLVTKAEDIPRVIAQAFHIASTGRPGPVLVDIAKDALQAKTTFSWPPTMDLPGYRPVTKPHAKQIREAAKLITAARRPVLYVGGGVLKAGATAELKVLAELTGAPVTTTLMALGAFPDSHPLHVGMPGMHGAVTAVTALQKADLIVALGARFDDRVTGKLDSFAPFAKIVHADIDPAEIGKNRDADVPIVGDAREVIADLVQAVQKEHAEGHQGDYSAWWKDLSRWRDTYPLGYDQPDDGSLSPQQVIERIGQLAPEGTVFAAGVGQHQMWAAHFIQYEKPATWLNSGGAGTMGYAVPAAMGAKAGAPEKAVWAIDGDGCFQMTNQELTTCALNNIPIKVAIINNGALGMVRQWQTLFYNQRYSNTVLHSGPEADGKQPSAGTRVPDFVKLSEAMGCYAIRCESPEDLDKVIEEANSINDRPVVVDFIVHEDAMVWPMVAAGTSNDEIMAARDVRPDFGDNEDD
- a CDS encoding putative bifunctional diguanylate cyclase/phosphodiesterase, with the protein product MSSPPPSTTTLDAGLRAQPSSAALLPGPSFLGGGSGLVPQLVLALVCAGYAIGSALGWGSEQLALIMGDFGLAAAAGAAAVSCFRYARSRRIRFRPAWLLFALSSAMAALGNLVWGWYEVVLQRPVPSPSYADGFFLCFAPPAIVGLLVLAKRPVTKAGWVCLALDAWLIGGSLLTLAWSLALAQAAKIDSNGGASVAHTALSLAYPLLDIALVSMVLALHFRRSSANRTAVNTAIGALALTVMCDALFTSPLMHNSYRSGQLLDAGWFAGSLLLAYAPWAAPRHGDGERQEGTGHTRVVHEHVPGQRGGSHHHTPAPGGDHSRYPVTRPIAGSLAALTPYLAAAVCTLGILYNVLNGRSVDRVVLITGGTVVLALVMRQGIMLLDNITLTQELAQKENHFRSLVQGSSDVIMIAAPNGILRYVSPAAAGVYGCSAEELVGTELANLIHPEDLGCVVHEVRRFLAASPLEEPTTRIECRFRSGDDGWLNVESTVNRHHGGLIFNSRDVTERVRLQAQLQHNAEHDPLTDLPNRALFTRRVQQALSGRRASDRGIALRNTAVLFIDLDGFKGVNDTIGHQAGDDLLVQAARRLQDAVRGGDTASRLGGDEFAALIAGDNTRDRTARERHILELADRLRLTLSQPYLIDGNDVRVNASIGVAFAEPGLGAGELLRNADLAMYRAKAGGKGRVELYKPQMQQDVVRKAELATRLRAALHDGEFALLHQPVVCLDSGRIASVVTQARWRSSQGVLFTPAEFLRVSEDSDKTAELGRWMLEEAVEQAAERTATGLAVPVAVRVGARRLLDRSMPLGSIEALLTRHGLPSGSLIIELSDLDHRVSLDELERRLSGLHRLGVRVALDGFGSGYAAITALRRLPVDVLKLDRGLVEGVVESARLHKITSGLLRIAGDLGLQSVADGVDLPEQVVALRAMGCTHGQGMAFSGPLDEYRLRRALSSGQYPVPHGPAEPAFAGGVRGERAVERGSGVYTGGVPAVLGGGSGLRSHNETPVPPT
- a CDS encoding 2-hydroxyacid dehydrogenase, with product MTADVWLPIPPEEIEGLPEGPHYRFWNGEETFPADPAECAFYVVPYMKPPGIGQRPLPEMTSVDVVQTLSAGIDHVESGLKHLHPGVRLCNARGVHEASTAELTLTLILASLRGVPDFVRAQDRGEWLSGFRPALADKNVLIVGYGSIGAAIEDRLAPFELARVARVARSERTTARGPVLPLTELSAVLPEADVVILSTPLTAATRHLVDADFLARMKDGALLVNVARGGVVDTKALLTELETGRITAALDVTDPEPLPREHPLWRAPGVLISPHVGGPTSAFLPRAKRLLVDQLTRYVNREPLRNVILTTGAAGA
- a CDS encoding aldo/keto reductase — protein: MERRTIGAAALAVGAVGLGCMPMSWAYSTSRQRGEESLRAVHRALDLGSTLLDTADMYGPFTNELLLGRVLKERRQDAFVSTKVGLLVGEQHIVANGRPGYVKRACDASLRRLQTDVIDLYQLHRADPEIPVEETWGAMAELVQAGKVRALGLCAVGARGGRRSGTRLHDATIRQLQRVQQVFPVSAVQAELSVWSPEALETLLPWCEARGIGFLAAMPLGNGFLTGRLTPGEGFEPDDVRARHPRFTAEMMAANQPIIAGLRRIASRHGEGVMPAQVALAWVLAQGRHVVTVPGAKQERWVSENAAAGELRLTETDLAEVAELPGALGSWD